In one Fodinicola acaciae genomic region, the following are encoded:
- a CDS encoding DUF445 domain-containing protein: MVAVDVGAIGQDLARHWLVYASMPVIAAIIGYVTKRVAIDMMFRPIEFVGIPPFLGWQGIVPKNARRMADIATGLLLGRLLDPQEVVSRLDPERLAKEMEAPLRQVVEDVATHVLARYQPSIWEMLPPAVQRLVLSNVESRAPAVTLKLIEEVMADVESFVDIRTMAVENITRDKHLLNRLIRDISKAEFTFIARCGLVFGLILGFVQVVVWALTKEPWIMPIFGLVVGGATDWLALKMIFHPREPTRFLGLVTWQGLFHRRRKQIAADYGRLIAEEVLTADAVVEAMLTGPRSDRVFQLVQHEVQNIIDEQTSIAKPFVVLTVGSRRYQEMKASAARLAMARLRDAVMPAAGYASDVLDIGNTIASKMQLLSPMEFEELLRPAFRQDEWKLITVGAVIGFLVGELQVFVLLG, translated from the coding sequence GTGGTCGCGGTGGATGTCGGTGCGATTGGCCAGGACCTGGCCCGACACTGGCTCGTGTACGCCTCCATGCCGGTCATCGCCGCGATCATCGGCTATGTCACCAAGCGCGTCGCCATCGACATGATGTTCCGGCCGATCGAGTTCGTCGGCATCCCACCGTTTCTCGGCTGGCAGGGGATCGTCCCCAAGAACGCGCGCCGGATGGCCGACATCGCGACCGGCCTGCTGCTCGGCCGGCTGCTCGACCCGCAGGAGGTGGTGAGCCGGCTCGATCCGGAGCGGCTCGCCAAGGAGATGGAGGCGCCGCTCCGCCAGGTCGTCGAGGACGTGGCGACCCACGTGCTCGCGCGTTATCAGCCGAGCATCTGGGAAATGTTGCCGCCGGCCGTGCAGCGGCTCGTACTGTCCAATGTGGAGTCACGTGCGCCGGCCGTCACGCTGAAGCTGATCGAGGAAGTGATGGCCGATGTGGAGAGCTTCGTCGACATCCGCACCATGGCGGTCGAGAACATCACCCGCGACAAGCACCTGCTCAACCGGCTGATCCGGGACATCTCCAAGGCCGAGTTCACCTTCATCGCCCGCTGCGGCCTGGTTTTCGGCCTCATCCTCGGCTTTGTCCAGGTCGTCGTCTGGGCACTGACCAAGGAGCCGTGGATCATGCCGATCTTCGGTCTGGTGGTCGGTGGCGCGACCGACTGGCTGGCGCTGAAGATGATCTTCCATCCGCGCGAGCCGACGCGGTTCCTCGGCCTGGTCACCTGGCAGGGCCTGTTCCACCGCCGCCGCAAGCAGATCGCCGCCGACTACGGCCGCCTCATCGCAGAGGAGGTGCTGACCGCCGACGCGGTCGTCGAGGCGATGCTGACCGGGCCGCGCTCCGACCGGGTTTTCCAGCTCGTACAACACGAGGTGCAGAACATCATCGACGAGCAGACCAGCATCGCGAAGCCGTTCGTGGTGCTCACCGTCGGATCGCGCCGCTATCAGGAGATGAAGGCGAGCGCGGCGCGGCTGGCGATGGCGCGACTGCGTGACGCGGTGATGCCGGCGGCCGGCTATGCCAGCGACGTGCTCGACATCGGCAACACCATCGCCAGCAAGATGCAGCTGCTCAGTCCGATGGAGTTCGAGGAGTTGCTGCGGCCGGCGTTCCGGCAGGACGAGTGGAAGCTGATCACGGTCGGCGCGGTGATCGGCTTCCTGGTCGGCGAGCTGCAGGTGTTCGTGTTGCTCGGCTGA
- a CDS encoding SDR family oxidoreductase: protein MDLSGAGIVITGAARGIGAALAHRFAVDGARLVLADLDADAVTETADSLRAVGVAADVSTPDGNQELVAKAREHLGEIDIFFANAGTAAGRGLDTPDDEWQTAWQVNVMAHVYAARELVPAWLDRGRGHFVSTASAAGLLTMIGAAPYSVTKHGAVAFAEWLSITYGDRGITVQCLCPQGVRTAMLAGSGEVGQAVLAAGAIEPEEVADTVAAALETGQFLILPHPEAKGYYEYRATKPDGWLAGMRKLQKAASAGS, encoded by the coding sequence ATGGATTTGTCAGGAGCGGGGATCGTCATCACCGGCGCCGCGCGCGGCATCGGAGCGGCCTTGGCGCACCGGTTCGCCGTCGACGGAGCGCGTCTCGTACTGGCGGATCTCGACGCCGACGCGGTCACCGAGACGGCCGACTCGCTCAGGGCCGTCGGCGTCGCGGCGGACGTGTCCACACCTGACGGCAACCAGGAGCTGGTGGCCAAGGCTCGCGAACATCTCGGCGAGATCGACATCTTCTTCGCCAACGCCGGCACGGCGGCGGGCCGCGGTCTCGACACGCCCGACGACGAGTGGCAGACCGCGTGGCAGGTCAACGTCATGGCGCACGTGTACGCGGCGCGTGAGCTGGTGCCGGCCTGGCTGGACCGCGGCCGCGGCCACTTCGTCAGCACCGCGTCGGCCGCCGGCCTGCTGACGATGATCGGCGCCGCGCCGTATTCGGTGACCAAGCACGGCGCGGTTGCCTTCGCGGAGTGGCTGTCGATCACGTACGGGGACCGCGGCATCACCGTGCAGTGCCTGTGTCCGCAGGGCGTACGCACCGCGATGCTGGCGGGCTCAGGTGAGGTCGGCCAAGCCGTACTCGCCGCCGGCGCGATCGAGCCGGAGGAGGTCGCCGACACCGTCGCCGCGGCGCTGGAAACCGGCCAGTTCCTGATCCTGCCGCATCCAGAGGCGAAGGGTTACTACGAATACCGCGCGACCAAGCCGGACGGCTGGCTCGCCGGGATGCGCAAGCTGCAGAAAGCGGCATCGGCTGGAAGCTGA
- a CDS encoding amidohydrolase family protein, whose protein sequence is MWRLPTTVLPDGIADQLWVSGGALTRTPVDGAETLPGRFVLPGLVDSHAHLTLQESDEHIYVLGDRTHRDAVLESSRRSGVLLLRDVGGDPSLTLPLARDESSGVLAAGRFLASDGHYFPTLHTPVDAESLAAAAVEQIRAGAQWVKLVGDFPYRMEKGVDATPSYDIDTIRTMVDAVHAAGGRVATHTATAYVGDLVAAGIDSVEHGYGLDANTVRAMASSGCAWTPTLCAGLFLPPNAPPERVKRRADRIELFRTLLPLAVSLGVPVLSGTDVAGTIADEVGWLVHCGLSPLDALRSASVVARTFLDRPALVDGRPADLVTFDADPREDPAVLAKPAAVLRRGERIT, encoded by the coding sequence ATGTGGCGACTTCCGACGACTGTCCTGCCTGACGGCATAGCTGACCAGCTCTGGGTTTCCGGCGGTGCGTTGACGCGTACGCCGGTCGACGGCGCCGAGACGCTGCCGGGGCGCTTCGTGTTGCCGGGTCTGGTCGACTCGCACGCGCATCTGACGTTGCAGGAGAGCGACGAGCATATTTACGTGCTCGGTGACCGTACGCACCGAGACGCCGTGCTGGAGTCGTCGCGGCGCTCGGGTGTGTTGCTGCTCCGCGATGTCGGAGGTGATCCGTCGCTGACGCTGCCGCTGGCCCGCGACGAGTCGTCCGGCGTACTCGCTGCCGGCCGGTTTTTGGCTTCGGACGGCCATTATTTTCCCACGCTGCACACGCCGGTCGACGCGGAGTCGCTGGCCGCCGCGGCCGTCGAGCAGATCCGGGCCGGCGCGCAATGGGTCAAGCTGGTCGGCGATTTTCCTTACCGCATGGAGAAAGGCGTCGACGCGACGCCGTCCTACGACATCGACACCATCCGCACGATGGTCGACGCGGTGCACGCGGCCGGCGGCCGGGTCGCCACCCACACGGCGACCGCGTACGTCGGCGACCTGGTGGCGGCGGGCATCGACAGTGTCGAGCACGGCTATGGCCTCGACGCGAACACCGTACGCGCGATGGCCTCAAGCGGCTGCGCGTGGACGCCGACGCTGTGCGCCGGGTTGTTCCTGCCGCCGAACGCGCCGCCCGAGCGGGTCAAACGGCGGGCCGACCGGATCGAGCTGTTCCGCACTTTGTTGCCACTGGCGGTTTCTCTCGGCGTGCCGGTGCTGTCCGGCACCGACGTGGCCGGCACGATCGCCGACGAGGTCGGCTGGCTGGTCCACTGTGGACTGTCGCCATTGGACGCTCTCCGGTCGGCGAGCGTTGTCGCACGTACGTTCCTTGACCGCCCGGCCCTGGTCGACGGCCGTCCTGCGGACCTCGTCACCTTCGACGCCGACCCGCGCGAGGACCCGGCTGTCCTGGCCAAGCCGGCCGCCGTACTCCGCCGCGGTGAACGCATCACCTAG
- a CDS encoding CaiB/BaiF CoA transferase family protein, with protein MSGPLQGLTVIELAGLAPAPFAATVLADLGADVIRVERTSAAGSPGTPLERSRRSITLDTKQPDGVEILLKLVERSDVLIEGFRPGVTERAGYGPAQCLARNPRLIYGRMTGWGQEGPLAPTAGHDIDYIAIAGALDPIGRAGQSPVPPLNLVGDFGGGGLLLATGVLAALYERERSGKGQVVDAAMVDGAALLTTFLHGMRAVGMWNGPRGTNLLDGGAPFYDTYETADGKHVAIGALEPKFYDELRDILGFADVANRMDPSQWPELRERIAAAVRAKTRDEWAELAKASDACLSPVLTPAEAPSHPHNAERGTFVEVNGVTQPAPAPRFDRTPAGTPQAPPRAGQDTDAVLTELGFGDRLEALRQAGTVA; from the coding sequence ATGAGCGGACCGTTGCAGGGGTTGACCGTCATCGAGCTGGCCGGCCTCGCGCCGGCGCCGTTCGCGGCGACCGTGTTGGCCGACCTCGGCGCGGACGTCATACGCGTCGAGCGGACGAGCGCGGCCGGCAGTCCGGGGACCCCGCTCGAGCGCAGCCGCCGGTCGATCACCCTCGACACCAAGCAACCAGACGGCGTCGAGATCCTGCTGAAGCTCGTCGAGCGCTCGGACGTGCTCATCGAAGGCTTCCGTCCCGGCGTGACCGAGCGAGCCGGCTACGGACCGGCGCAGTGCCTCGCGCGCAACCCGCGGCTGATCTACGGCCGGATGACCGGCTGGGGTCAGGAGGGGCCGCTGGCGCCGACCGCCGGGCACGACATCGACTACATCGCGATCGCCGGCGCGCTCGACCCGATCGGCCGGGCCGGACAGTCGCCGGTGCCGCCGCTCAACCTGGTGGGTGACTTCGGCGGCGGCGGCCTGCTGCTGGCGACCGGCGTACTCGCCGCCTTGTACGAGCGCGAGCGCTCAGGCAAGGGGCAGGTGGTCGACGCGGCCATGGTCGACGGCGCGGCTCTGCTCACCACCTTCCTGCACGGCATGCGCGCGGTCGGCATGTGGAACGGACCGCGCGGCACCAACCTGCTCGACGGTGGCGCGCCCTTCTACGACACGTACGAGACGGCCGACGGCAAGCACGTGGCGATCGGCGCGCTGGAGCCGAAGTTCTACGACGAGCTGCGCGACATCCTCGGCTTCGCCGACGTGGCCAACCGGATGGACCCGAGCCAGTGGCCTGAGCTGCGCGAACGCATCGCCGCGGCGGTCAGGGCCAAGACCCGCGACGAGTGGGCCGAGCTGGCCAAGGCGAGCGACGCCTGCCTGTCCCCCGTCCTGACGCCGGCCGAGGCACCGAGCCATCCGCACAACGCCGAGCGCGGCACGTTCGTCGAGGTCAACGGCGTGACGCAGCCGGCGCCGGCACCGCGGTTCGACCGTACGCCGGCCGGCACGCCGCAGGCGCCGCCGCGGGCCGGCCAGGACACCGACGCCGTGCTGACCGAGCTGGGCTTCGGCGACCGGCTCGAGGCATTACGTCAGGCTGGCACTGTCGCATGA
- a CDS encoding PH domain-containing protein, with product MNEPTTATLAEASGLRLRTPQHLVSRRAIGFWTIKAAIGWLVLLVAQVVPLVVSQGYLSWLYATIAATVVVGVAHSIVMPQWRYRVHRWQATGEAVYTQAGWINQEYRVAPISRIQTVDTARGPLEQLFKLAKVTITTASSAGPVSIVGLDSQEAARLVDELTTTTQATRGDAT from the coding sequence GTGAACGAACCCACCACCGCAACACTCGCCGAGGCGAGCGGCCTGCGGCTGCGTACGCCGCAGCATCTGGTCAGCCGCCGCGCGATCGGATTCTGGACCATAAAGGCGGCGATCGGCTGGCTCGTCCTGCTTGTCGCCCAGGTCGTCCCACTGGTCGTCAGCCAGGGATATCTCAGCTGGCTGTACGCGACGATCGCGGCGACCGTCGTCGTCGGCGTGGCGCACTCGATCGTGATGCCGCAGTGGCGTTACCGCGTACACCGCTGGCAGGCCACCGGCGAGGCGGTCTACACGCAGGCCGGCTGGATCAACCAGGAATACCGGGTCGCGCCGATCTCCCGCATCCAGACCGTCGACACCGCGCGCGGCCCGTTGGAGCAGCTGTTCAAGCTGGCCAAGGTCACCATCACCACCGCGTCCTCGGCCGGGCCGGTCAGCATCGTCGGCCTGGACAGCCAGGAGGCCGCGCGGCTGGTGGACGAGCTGACGACCACCACGCAGGCCACCCGCGGCGACGCGACATGA